A genomic segment from Nitrospira sp. encodes:
- a CDS encoding Acyl-phosphate:glycerol-3-phosphate O-acyltransferase PlsY, whose translation MMDSPWLIGLVSLFAYLLGSIPFGVVVSGLLGVTDPRTAGSRNVGFTNVLRVGGKKAGILTLIGDIGKGWLAGWVGTLLFQQEFSALLVALASIFGHLHSVFLNFKGGKGVATALGAVAGIAPGVGLTLMGLWIGTVLLWRYSSGGALLAFGLFPFVALLLHQSWLFMGFACVVSLLIWSRHKDNLIRLWSGTEARIGHGS comes from the coding sequence ATGATGGACAGTCCCTGGCTCATCGGTCTCGTCAGCCTGTTCGCCTATCTCCTCGGATCGATTCCTTTCGGCGTGGTCGTATCGGGTCTGCTGGGTGTCACGGATCCACGAACGGCGGGCAGCAGAAACGTCGGTTTCACGAATGTCTTGCGGGTCGGCGGAAAAAAGGCCGGCATCCTGACGCTGATCGGCGACATCGGAAAAGGCTGGTTGGCCGGATGGGTAGGAACGCTGCTGTTCCAGCAAGAATTCTCAGCCTTACTTGTCGCCTTGGCATCGATCTTCGGCCATCTGCATTCGGTGTTCCTCAATTTTAAGGGTGGGAAGGGCGTGGCAACGGCCCTGGGAGCGGTGGCAGGTATCGCTCCAGGGGTAGGACTCACACTCATGGGACTCTGGATAGGAACCGTGTTGTTGTGGAGGTATTCGTCAGGCGGGGCACTCTTGGCATTCGGCCTGTTTCCCTTTGTAGCGCTGCTGCTCCATCAATCCTGGCTCTTTATGGGATTCGCTTGCGTCGTCAGCCTGTTGATCTGGAGCAGGCAC
- a CDS encoding CDP-diacylglycerol--glycerol-3-phosphate 3-phosphatidyltransferase yields MGANGKQTGQALIRAAGQESNINLPNVLTFARILLIPVFVMLLIDPTPDRALSAAIVFVIAAVTDLLDGYVARKTGQITKLGRLLDPIADKLLILSALILLVQVDRVSALAAILIIAREVAVTGIRAIAASEGLIMSAEVTGKYKMALQVIAIVLLILEGTVVEVIGNLHLAGIVTLYLSLILGYVSGAQYVRNFWRQVGAKGL; encoded by the coding sequence ATGGGAGCGAACGGAAAACAGACCGGACAAGCGCTGATACGGGCGGCGGGGCAGGAAAGCAACATCAACCTGCCCAACGTCCTGACCTTCGCCCGAATTCTGCTGATCCCGGTCTTTGTCATGTTGCTGATCGATCCCACACCGGACCGTGCCCTCTCCGCGGCCATCGTGTTCGTCATCGCGGCCGTGACCGACCTGCTCGACGGCTACGTCGCCAGAAAGACCGGGCAGATCACGAAGCTCGGGCGTCTGCTGGACCCGATCGCGGACAAGTTGTTGATCCTCTCCGCCTTGATCCTCCTGGTGCAAGTCGATCGCGTCAGCGCGCTGGCCGCCATCCTCATCATCGCGCGGGAAGTGGCCGTCACCGGCATTCGCGCCATCGCCGCCAGCGAAGGCCTGATCATGTCTGCCGAAGTCACCGGCAAGTACAAGATGGCTCTGCAAGTGATCGCGATCGTCCTCCTTATTCTTGAAGGGACCGTGGTGGAGGTGATCGGTAATCTCCATCTCGCCGGCATCGTGACACTGTACCTGTCGCTCATCCTCGGGTATGTGTCAGGCGCGCAGTATGTCCGAAATTTTTGGCGGCAGGTCGGAGCAAAGGGGCTGTAG